The following proteins are encoded in a genomic region of Alosa alosa isolate M-15738 ecotype Scorff River chromosome 10, AALO_Geno_1.1, whole genome shotgun sequence:
- the ndrg3a gene encoding protein NDRG3a isoform X4, with translation MSTVLDVDQLTSCGNAVEHDIETPHGVLHVTMRGVPKGNRPVILTYHDIGLNHKSCFNTLFNYEDMQEITHHFAVVHVDAPGQQEAAPPFPTGYQYPGMDELAEMLPSVLTQLRISSVIGIGVGAGAYILSRFALNHSSLVEGLVLINVDSCAEGWIDWAASKLSGWTSSVVDNVMAHHFSTDELTDNMELIQTYRLHIAQDINQDNLGLFCASYSSRRDLGVERPTVGLNEDTVNTLTCPSLLVVGDTSPAVDAVVECNSRLNPIKTTLLKMADCGGLPQVVQPGKLAEAFKYFVQGMGYMPSAGMTRLGRSRTTSSSSIASMDSSRVRSLNSPLDGPGTGGLDNQSRPQTMEVSC, from the exons ATGTCAACAGTGCTGGATGTGGATCAGCTCACGAGCTGTGGGAATGCAGTG gaGCATGACATTGAGACCCCCCACGGTGTGCTCCATGTGACCATGAGGGGCGTCCCCAAGGGCAATCGGCCAGTCATCCTGACCTACCATGACATCGGCCTAAACC ATAAGTCGTGCTTCAACACGCTGTTTAACTATGAGGACATGCAGGAGATCACGCATCACTTTGCTGTGGTGCATGTGGACGCCCCGGGACAGCAGGAGGCCGCGCCGCCCTTCCCCACCGG gTACCAGTACCCCGGCATGGATGAGCTGGCCGAGATGCTACCGTCTGTATTGACTCAGCTGAG GATTAGCAGTGTAATTGGTATCGGTGTTGGGGCCGGAGCATACATCCTAAGCCGATTCGCT CTTAACCATTCTTCCCTGGTCGAGGGCCTGGTACTCATCAATGTGGACTCCTGTGCCGAGGGTTGGATTGACTGGGCCGCCTCCAAG CTTTCCGGCTGGACTAGCAGCGTTGTGGACAATGTGATGGCTCACCACTTCAGCACT GATGAGCTGACGGACAACATGGAGCTCATTCAGACCTACCGGCTCCACATCGCCCAGGACATCAACCAGGACAATCTTGGCCTCTTCTGCGCCTCCTACAGCAG CCGCCGTGACCTGGGTGTTGAGAGGCCAACTGTGGGCCTCAACGAGGACACTGTGAACACGCTGAC GTGTCCCTCTTTGCTGGTGGTCGGTGATACATCTCCTGCCGTTGATGCAGTG GTTGAGTGTAACTCGAGGTTAAACCCAATAAAGACCACCCTCCTGAAG ATGGCTGACTGTGGTGGTTTGCCCCAGGTTGTGCAG CCTGGTAAACTGGCAGAGGCCTTCAAATATTTTGTCCAGGGAATGGGCTACA tGCCATCTGCTGGGATGACTCGTCTGggccgctcccgcaccacctcctcctccagcatcGCTTCCATGGACAGCAGCCGCGTGCGCAGCCTCAACAGTCCCCTGGACGGGCCCGGCACCGGGGGCCTGGACAACCAGAGCAGGCCCCAGACCATGGAGGTCTCCTGCTAG
- the ndrg3a gene encoding protein NDRG3a isoform X1 yields the protein MSTVLDVDQLTSCGNAVEHDIETPHGVLHVTMRGVPKGNRPVILTYHDIGLNHKSCFNTLFNYEDMQEITHHFAVVHVDAPGQQEAAPPFPTGYQYPGMDELAEMLPSVLTQLRISSVIGIGVGAGAYILSRFALNHSSLVEGLVLINVDSCAEGWIDWAASKLSGWTSSVVDNVMAHHFSTDELTDNMELIQTYRLHIAQDINQDNLGLFCASYSSRRDLGVERPTVGLNEDTVNTLTCPSLLVVGDTSPAVDAVVECNSRLNPIKTTLLKMADCGGLPQVVQPGKLAEAFKYFVQGMGYMVHSPSFPSLLLSHLSTESVPSAGMTRLGRSRTTSSSSIASMDSSRVRSLNSPLDGPGTGGLDNQSRPQTMEVSC from the exons ATGTCAACAGTGCTGGATGTGGATCAGCTCACGAGCTGTGGGAATGCAGTG gaGCATGACATTGAGACCCCCCACGGTGTGCTCCATGTGACCATGAGGGGCGTCCCCAAGGGCAATCGGCCAGTCATCCTGACCTACCATGACATCGGCCTAAACC ATAAGTCGTGCTTCAACACGCTGTTTAACTATGAGGACATGCAGGAGATCACGCATCACTTTGCTGTGGTGCATGTGGACGCCCCGGGACAGCAGGAGGCCGCGCCGCCCTTCCCCACCGG gTACCAGTACCCCGGCATGGATGAGCTGGCCGAGATGCTACCGTCTGTATTGACTCAGCTGAG GATTAGCAGTGTAATTGGTATCGGTGTTGGGGCCGGAGCATACATCCTAAGCCGATTCGCT CTTAACCATTCTTCCCTGGTCGAGGGCCTGGTACTCATCAATGTGGACTCCTGTGCCGAGGGTTGGATTGACTGGGCCGCCTCCAAG CTTTCCGGCTGGACTAGCAGCGTTGTGGACAATGTGATGGCTCACCACTTCAGCACT GATGAGCTGACGGACAACATGGAGCTCATTCAGACCTACCGGCTCCACATCGCCCAGGACATCAACCAGGACAATCTTGGCCTCTTCTGCGCCTCCTACAGCAG CCGCCGTGACCTGGGTGTTGAGAGGCCAACTGTGGGCCTCAACGAGGACACTGTGAACACGCTGAC GTGTCCCTCTTTGCTGGTGGTCGGTGATACATCTCCTGCCGTTGATGCAGTG GTTGAGTGTAACTCGAGGTTAAACCCAATAAAGACCACCCTCCTGAAG ATGGCTGACTGTGGTGGTTTGCCCCAGGTTGTGCAG CCTGGTAAACTGGCAGAGGCCTTCAAATATTTTGTCCAGGGAATGGGCTACA TGGTCCATAGCCCCAGCT TCCCCTCTCTACTGCTCAGCCACCTCAGCACCGAATCAG tGCCATCTGCTGGGATGACTCGTCTGggccgctcccgcaccacctcctcctccagcatcGCTTCCATGGACAGCAGCCGCGTGCGCAGCCTCAACAGTCCCCTGGACGGGCCCGGCACCGGGGGCCTGGACAACCAGAGCAGGCCCCAGACCATGGAGGTCTCCTGCTAG
- the ndrg3a gene encoding protein NDRG3a isoform X2: MSTVLDVDQLTSCGNAVEHDIETPHGVLHVTMRGVPKGNRPVILTYHDIGLNHKSCFNTLFNYEDMQEITHHFAVVHVDAPGQQEAAPPFPTGYQYPGMDELAEMLPSVLTQLRISSVIGIGVGAGAYILSRFALNHSSLVEGLVLINVDSCAEGWIDWAASKLSGWTSSVVDNVMAHHFSTDELTDNMELIQTYRLHIAQDINQDNLGLFCASYSSRRDLGVERPTVGLNEDTVNTLTCPSLLVVGDTSPAVDAVVECNSRLNPIKTTLLKMADCGGLPQVVQPGKLAEAFKYFVQGMGYIPSLLLSHLSTESVPSAGMTRLGRSRTTSSSSIASMDSSRVRSLNSPLDGPGTGGLDNQSRPQTMEVSC; the protein is encoded by the exons ATGTCAACAGTGCTGGATGTGGATCAGCTCACGAGCTGTGGGAATGCAGTG gaGCATGACATTGAGACCCCCCACGGTGTGCTCCATGTGACCATGAGGGGCGTCCCCAAGGGCAATCGGCCAGTCATCCTGACCTACCATGACATCGGCCTAAACC ATAAGTCGTGCTTCAACACGCTGTTTAACTATGAGGACATGCAGGAGATCACGCATCACTTTGCTGTGGTGCATGTGGACGCCCCGGGACAGCAGGAGGCCGCGCCGCCCTTCCCCACCGG gTACCAGTACCCCGGCATGGATGAGCTGGCCGAGATGCTACCGTCTGTATTGACTCAGCTGAG GATTAGCAGTGTAATTGGTATCGGTGTTGGGGCCGGAGCATACATCCTAAGCCGATTCGCT CTTAACCATTCTTCCCTGGTCGAGGGCCTGGTACTCATCAATGTGGACTCCTGTGCCGAGGGTTGGATTGACTGGGCCGCCTCCAAG CTTTCCGGCTGGACTAGCAGCGTTGTGGACAATGTGATGGCTCACCACTTCAGCACT GATGAGCTGACGGACAACATGGAGCTCATTCAGACCTACCGGCTCCACATCGCCCAGGACATCAACCAGGACAATCTTGGCCTCTTCTGCGCCTCCTACAGCAG CCGCCGTGACCTGGGTGTTGAGAGGCCAACTGTGGGCCTCAACGAGGACACTGTGAACACGCTGAC GTGTCCCTCTTTGCTGGTGGTCGGTGATACATCTCCTGCCGTTGATGCAGTG GTTGAGTGTAACTCGAGGTTAAACCCAATAAAGACCACCCTCCTGAAG ATGGCTGACTGTGGTGGTTTGCCCCAGGTTGTGCAG CCTGGTAAACTGGCAGAGGCCTTCAAATATTTTGTCCAGGGAATGGGCTACA TCCCCTCTCTACTGCTCAGCCACCTCAGCACCGAATCAG tGCCATCTGCTGGGATGACTCGTCTGggccgctcccgcaccacctcctcctccagcatcGCTTCCATGGACAGCAGCCGCGTGCGCAGCCTCAACAGTCCCCTGGACGGGCCCGGCACCGGGGGCCTGGACAACCAGAGCAGGCCCCAGACCATGGAGGTCTCCTGCTAG
- the ndrg3a gene encoding protein NDRG3a isoform X3 yields the protein MSTVLDVDQLTSCGNAVEHDIETPHGVLHVTMRGVPKGNRPVILTYHDIGLNHKSCFNTLFNYEDMQEITHHFAVVHVDAPGQQEAAPPFPTGYQYPGMDELAEMLPSVLTQLRISSVIGIGVGAGAYILSRFALNHSSLVEGLVLINVDSCAEGWIDWAASKLSGWTSSVVDNVMAHHFSTDELTDNMELIQTYRLHIAQDINQDNLGLFCASYSSRRDLGVERPTVGLNEDTVNTLTCPSLLVVGDTSPAVDAVVECNSRLNPIKTTLLKMADCGGLPQVVQPGKLAEAFKYFVQGMGYMVHSPSLPSAGMTRLGRSRTTSSSSIASMDSSRVRSLNSPLDGPGTGGLDNQSRPQTMEVSC from the exons ATGTCAACAGTGCTGGATGTGGATCAGCTCACGAGCTGTGGGAATGCAGTG gaGCATGACATTGAGACCCCCCACGGTGTGCTCCATGTGACCATGAGGGGCGTCCCCAAGGGCAATCGGCCAGTCATCCTGACCTACCATGACATCGGCCTAAACC ATAAGTCGTGCTTCAACACGCTGTTTAACTATGAGGACATGCAGGAGATCACGCATCACTTTGCTGTGGTGCATGTGGACGCCCCGGGACAGCAGGAGGCCGCGCCGCCCTTCCCCACCGG gTACCAGTACCCCGGCATGGATGAGCTGGCCGAGATGCTACCGTCTGTATTGACTCAGCTGAG GATTAGCAGTGTAATTGGTATCGGTGTTGGGGCCGGAGCATACATCCTAAGCCGATTCGCT CTTAACCATTCTTCCCTGGTCGAGGGCCTGGTACTCATCAATGTGGACTCCTGTGCCGAGGGTTGGATTGACTGGGCCGCCTCCAAG CTTTCCGGCTGGACTAGCAGCGTTGTGGACAATGTGATGGCTCACCACTTCAGCACT GATGAGCTGACGGACAACATGGAGCTCATTCAGACCTACCGGCTCCACATCGCCCAGGACATCAACCAGGACAATCTTGGCCTCTTCTGCGCCTCCTACAGCAG CCGCCGTGACCTGGGTGTTGAGAGGCCAACTGTGGGCCTCAACGAGGACACTGTGAACACGCTGAC GTGTCCCTCTTTGCTGGTGGTCGGTGATACATCTCCTGCCGTTGATGCAGTG GTTGAGTGTAACTCGAGGTTAAACCCAATAAAGACCACCCTCCTGAAG ATGGCTGACTGTGGTGGTTTGCCCCAGGTTGTGCAG CCTGGTAAACTGGCAGAGGCCTTCAAATATTTTGTCCAGGGAATGGGCTACA TGGTCCATAGCCCCAGCT tGCCATCTGCTGGGATGACTCGTCTGggccgctcccgcaccacctcctcctccagcatcGCTTCCATGGACAGCAGCCGCGTGCGCAGCCTCAACAGTCCCCTGGACGGGCCCGGCACCGGGGGCCTGGACAACCAGAGCAGGCCCCAGACCATGGAGGTCTCCTGCTAG
- the ndrg3a gene encoding protein NDRG3a isoform X5 yields MDELQDVQLTEIKPLLTNKNARNFQDFDCQEHDIETPHGVLHVTMRGVPKGNRPVILTYHDIGLNHKSCFNTLFNYEDMQEITHHFAVVHVDAPGQQEAAPPFPTGYQYPGMDELAEMLPSVLTQLRISSVIGIGVGAGAYILSRFALNHSSLVEGLVLINVDSCAEGWIDWAASKLSGWTSSVVDNVMAHHFSTDELTDNMELIQTYRLHIAQDINQDNLGLFCASYSSRRDLGVERPTVGLNEDTVNTLTCPSLLVVGDTSPAVDAVVECNSRLNPIKTTLLKMADCGGLPQVVQPGKLAEAFKYFVQGMGYMVHSPSFPSLLLSHLSTESVPSAGMTRLGRSRTTSSSSIASMDSSRVRSLNSPLDGPGTGGLDNQSRPQTMEVSC; encoded by the exons gaGCATGACATTGAGACCCCCCACGGTGTGCTCCATGTGACCATGAGGGGCGTCCCCAAGGGCAATCGGCCAGTCATCCTGACCTACCATGACATCGGCCTAAACC ATAAGTCGTGCTTCAACACGCTGTTTAACTATGAGGACATGCAGGAGATCACGCATCACTTTGCTGTGGTGCATGTGGACGCCCCGGGACAGCAGGAGGCCGCGCCGCCCTTCCCCACCGG gTACCAGTACCCCGGCATGGATGAGCTGGCCGAGATGCTACCGTCTGTATTGACTCAGCTGAG GATTAGCAGTGTAATTGGTATCGGTGTTGGGGCCGGAGCATACATCCTAAGCCGATTCGCT CTTAACCATTCTTCCCTGGTCGAGGGCCTGGTACTCATCAATGTGGACTCCTGTGCCGAGGGTTGGATTGACTGGGCCGCCTCCAAG CTTTCCGGCTGGACTAGCAGCGTTGTGGACAATGTGATGGCTCACCACTTCAGCACT GATGAGCTGACGGACAACATGGAGCTCATTCAGACCTACCGGCTCCACATCGCCCAGGACATCAACCAGGACAATCTTGGCCTCTTCTGCGCCTCCTACAGCAG CCGCCGTGACCTGGGTGTTGAGAGGCCAACTGTGGGCCTCAACGAGGACACTGTGAACACGCTGAC GTGTCCCTCTTTGCTGGTGGTCGGTGATACATCTCCTGCCGTTGATGCAGTG GTTGAGTGTAACTCGAGGTTAAACCCAATAAAGACCACCCTCCTGAAG ATGGCTGACTGTGGTGGTTTGCCCCAGGTTGTGCAG CCTGGTAAACTGGCAGAGGCCTTCAAATATTTTGTCCAGGGAATGGGCTACA TGGTCCATAGCCCCAGCT TCCCCTCTCTACTGCTCAGCCACCTCAGCACCGAATCAG tGCCATCTGCTGGGATGACTCGTCTGggccgctcccgcaccacctcctcctccagcatcGCTTCCATGGACAGCAGCCGCGTGCGCAGCCTCAACAGTCCCCTGGACGGGCCCGGCACCGGGGGCCTGGACAACCAGAGCAGGCCCCAGACCATGGAGGTCTCCTGCTAG
- the ndrg3a gene encoding protein NDRG3a isoform X6, protein MDELQDVQLTEIKPLLTNKNARNFQDFDCQEHDIETPHGVLHVTMRGVPKGNRPVILTYHDIGLNHKSCFNTLFNYEDMQEITHHFAVVHVDAPGQQEAAPPFPTGYQYPGMDELAEMLPSVLTQLRISSVIGIGVGAGAYILSRFALNHSSLVEGLVLINVDSCAEGWIDWAASKLSGWTSSVVDNVMAHHFSTDELTDNMELIQTYRLHIAQDINQDNLGLFCASYSSRRDLGVERPTVGLNEDTVNTLTCPSLLVVGDTSPAVDAVVECNSRLNPIKTTLLKMADCGGLPQVVQPGKLAEAFKYFVQGMGYIPSLLLSHLSTESVPSAGMTRLGRSRTTSSSSIASMDSSRVRSLNSPLDGPGTGGLDNQSRPQTMEVSC, encoded by the exons gaGCATGACATTGAGACCCCCCACGGTGTGCTCCATGTGACCATGAGGGGCGTCCCCAAGGGCAATCGGCCAGTCATCCTGACCTACCATGACATCGGCCTAAACC ATAAGTCGTGCTTCAACACGCTGTTTAACTATGAGGACATGCAGGAGATCACGCATCACTTTGCTGTGGTGCATGTGGACGCCCCGGGACAGCAGGAGGCCGCGCCGCCCTTCCCCACCGG gTACCAGTACCCCGGCATGGATGAGCTGGCCGAGATGCTACCGTCTGTATTGACTCAGCTGAG GATTAGCAGTGTAATTGGTATCGGTGTTGGGGCCGGAGCATACATCCTAAGCCGATTCGCT CTTAACCATTCTTCCCTGGTCGAGGGCCTGGTACTCATCAATGTGGACTCCTGTGCCGAGGGTTGGATTGACTGGGCCGCCTCCAAG CTTTCCGGCTGGACTAGCAGCGTTGTGGACAATGTGATGGCTCACCACTTCAGCACT GATGAGCTGACGGACAACATGGAGCTCATTCAGACCTACCGGCTCCACATCGCCCAGGACATCAACCAGGACAATCTTGGCCTCTTCTGCGCCTCCTACAGCAG CCGCCGTGACCTGGGTGTTGAGAGGCCAACTGTGGGCCTCAACGAGGACACTGTGAACACGCTGAC GTGTCCCTCTTTGCTGGTGGTCGGTGATACATCTCCTGCCGTTGATGCAGTG GTTGAGTGTAACTCGAGGTTAAACCCAATAAAGACCACCCTCCTGAAG ATGGCTGACTGTGGTGGTTTGCCCCAGGTTGTGCAG CCTGGTAAACTGGCAGAGGCCTTCAAATATTTTGTCCAGGGAATGGGCTACA TCCCCTCTCTACTGCTCAGCCACCTCAGCACCGAATCAG tGCCATCTGCTGGGATGACTCGTCTGggccgctcccgcaccacctcctcctccagcatcGCTTCCATGGACAGCAGCCGCGTGCGCAGCCTCAACAGTCCCCTGGACGGGCCCGGCACCGGGGGCCTGGACAACCAGAGCAGGCCCCAGACCATGGAGGTCTCCTGCTAG